In the genome of Mangifera indica cultivar Alphonso chromosome 9, CATAS_Mindica_2.1, whole genome shotgun sequence, the window tttaaaaagttattatttctCATTTAAGGTTCGAAAATCTTTTCCAGCCAACAAACCCAACGAGTCAACGATAAGTGGAATAATAAGAGGATGATGTCTGGATGACAAAGTGTCGTTGATCTAGAGGACGCTTTGTTGAGAACCATTGTTAATATGAAAGACGCTTCTCCATTGAGAAGCGTCGTCTAGATCAATGATGCTTCTCGATGAAGTGTCATCTAGATCAACGATGTTTCATCGTTGAGAAGCGTCATCGATTTGGAGATGACACTTCATTGTTGTCCTTCGACATCTAGACGATGAATGATGCTTTGTCGTTCAAATACTGTCTTCCTGTTGTTTCGACCACTGACAACTCATTGGATTTGTTGGCTGGAAAAGATTTTCAAGCCCTAAGGGggaaataataactttttaaaatttaatcttaaggGTAAATTGTTactataaaagtaaaatgatatagatttttagtattttagggtttagtgataaaataacgattttatccttatatctaacaaaagattttaagagaaattagtttatagatggatatttgggtttttgaattattacgggtgtattttttatattgagctaaaacttgagtaggaaatagtcctttggcctactttttgaagaaaaggcttgtatatattattatatacatgTTATCTACTTCCTcgaagatattttaataaagtagGCCTAAATAAAAAGTCTAAGCTTAAAATCTTTTTATGAATCTAGACTTGAACAAGCCAAACTGGTTCGTTTGTCTTGGTTGACAACTCTATCTTAGTAAATGTTAAGGGTCACTTATATCCACTTATATCAACATTTATAGTTGACTGCAATCAATCATTAAATAATGTCATAGGTTTACAAGTCTGGCCAAGCAAAAACTATCCTATATGGCTTAAGGTTATTGATTTCGTTTTGCATCAGATATATCAAGAGAGCGACTTCAACTCTCTAGAGTTCGCGTAAGGATGATCTTGTCTCTTTTTCACATAGGGTTTCATGCATGAGAGCAATGCCTACCTATATGGAGTagaatatacataaatattttgattctttcaacattttttcaccgctaaattcattgaaaattaGGATTACAGTAAGTGAAGTAATATCAGATAAATTCTAGTCATCTAAATTTGCAACTTACTTTTTAGATATTCATTCTTTACTAACAATTGGATATGGAAATTCCATTTTTTGttggtatttttaattttagtaaagaAGAAATGTTACTTGAGTCAAACTACTCATTTGGGTTAGAATCGACTATATTAAACAGGTGAAATATctaattttacttttgtatCATATAAGTCAAGTGTTAGTAAGTTATATTTagtttgaagaaattttgaaaggaaaatttaagaagtcatgaatatatatatagagtctaATAATGATTTTTGACACTGAATATTTCCCTACAAAACTAGATATGACTTTTGCtctaaaaagttatattatttcaacttaaactaaaagttgaattgaatttgagtaaaagttaattcgagtttgaattGAAATCATAACGGTcaatttaagattatatttgaCTCCATCTGTTGATAAACATTAATGTCAAATAAGAAGATGATGAGCattgaagaagataaaaaagaatcataagaacaaagaagaaaagttgccaaaaatgaagaaaaataatcctcaaagaagaagaagaattaccaaggaagaaaatttgtaggagaaaaaaaagtaacagaaaaagaaaagaatcacCACTAAGACGAGCTTCGATGCAACAACATTGACAAACTCTCAAACTGACACTTTATTTTGACTCTAGTTCATTCAAACCGAAAtcagttcaatttaaattcaaccctACAAAAGAGTatgatcaaaattatttttaattgtgaaAAGCAAATTATGTGATATtctttacttttaaattttgtacTGAACAATGTTATGCGTACTTTGTTGTAAATACTAAATTGGATGCAAAAATTATATGTCAACATATGAATGGATACCAGTAACGAAGGCCACTTTAAGACTAAATTTGATCTAAGTTgctcaaactcgaatttgatatcAAATCAAATGACACTAGCCACTCAACCTTTAGATGGATTGGGTACCAAAATTTGATCTAAGTTATTCGAACTAAATCTTTTAAAGGAATCTCAAATTGAGGCTCGGTTGAACATAACACTAGCCACTTCAACCTTTAGAGGgatggagaaaagaaaaagcaaacaAAGAACACTACATCCACTTTCTATGATCCTCATCACTCCGTATCCATGATGTGTTGGCatgtcatgagatgatattaaaGAGAAAAGTTGTTTAGTGCTCATCAAAAGGCAAGCCAGGGAAAATGGTGATAAAACTCACCCATAAGGGTTAATTTGAGTGTCAAAAACTAAGGGTACCtaagcaataaaaaaattatgtgttggaaatatgttggaggaaaTTTGCGATAAATTGTCATCAactaaagtatataattttgacGTTTGAATAAGTCAgattataatagtaataattagaatttaatgaaatttcaacGTCTACAATAATGTAGATATAGACATATCAGAataaagcaaaaattaaaaaaatatgatacatGATTTTAACATTCTCGACCTAATGATCAAAATATctaactcaaactcgatttaatttgaatgaatcaaactcaagtttgaattcatttcaAAAGAGCTTGTCGCgagtttgttattaaaacgacgtcgttttaatgcatattaattaaaatactgttattttatatcaatttttttatatttgcaaGCTTGACAAACCGAACATCCTTAAAACTCGAGttcgaaaatattaaactttcaaatttaaatttgtttaagctaagtttgtttcaaatttatttaaattaaattcaaataaatttagttcgaatttaaCTCTACTATTAGATGATGAGTTCTATATTGAGGATGAATATGaaagatgatatatatatttatgagtCATTTATTAGCTTCTTATCTATGCGTTTATGTATGTCTTTGTCTATCTTTCTCATTAGTCTTCTATATTTATAGAAGTCGTGAGAATAATaacaaacaattataattttataaatttattcctaatctatttttaaaagaaaattacaatatcaaaaatattgtcataaaaaaatgataagaaattatCGTAAAAAATTTAGGATATATATCTTACTATACGAAGATTTTTTCACAATCTCAACCAATATACCTAACCTACCCATGTCCTGGAATTATTTGATCTTATGATTGATTGTTGGTCAAGATGGATTGGACCTCCATAGAAATGTTTTTTcgagtaaataattttttttatttttcttaatatattaattaaataattatattactacAATATTACCTTTCAAATGAGTCATGTGCTTAGTTAATAAATacgtaaatgaaaaaaaagtacgaaaattatatgagtataatatgataaatagtgaaaaatttgtttataaaacaaGGGGtcataaaatttagattaaaaaaatattgaacgtatatgtaaaagtttaatacaatatattattaataatatgtttttaaaaatatgataatactaaacataatttttattttttttcatatattttttattaataattcaaatataaagtattcaATTGAGTATCAAccttaatataacataatatatattcaaaattcaattattataaaaaattatccaaaaagaTTAGAGATTTGGAtaacaaaaaattgtattttttgttttatataattatgataattaaaatataagaaacatttttatattttaaaaaattcataaaaacataaaacataaaaaataaaaaaaataaatttaatataaaaaaaatataaaatatgtatataatatattttgaatttaatttttagaataatatattttaaatataaatttaaaaaatgtaaataatttgtgttttttttagtAAAGGCGATGAGACAACCTTTCACGCATTCACTGTTCACCACATGTTTGTAACAGTGACAGGGTGGAAGCAGCgacaagacaaaaaaaaatcaaaagaaaaagcaaaaaaacgAGAGCAATAATACAAAAGTTGGTCCCACTAAAAATATCTTCTAGCCAATGTGCTTGTGTGCGTGGCTTACAACATGTGGAACCGTTCTCGGCCACCCAACACCCCACTAGGACGACGTCGCATCGCAGCAAAAGACCTTACTCTCCTTGTCACTCTCCCGCCACGTGTCAACTTCTTCCATTGAGGTTATCACTTCGAGTCCCTTTCTTCCTCGACTGACTTTTTCGCTTCTTCTGAAGCCAGCTCTGGTGAAAAATATTCAGCTGCCCTCACGAccatcataaatatattaattaaaacaattttttattaaaagactaaaattcgttttttattaaatattaatttttagattttttaattaaatgatttttattttgttttaaaaacaagATGAATAGATAAGTAATTTGGTATATTTAATAGagaattataacttttaatatatttaatacaaaaatataaaaatctgtTCACTTAAatagaaatatttgaaaatttaattcatttaataaaaaattaaatctcttcaattaaaaaaattagttaatttaatagaaaaaatattaattcaataatacCATAAGCTCTTATTcctaaaacaaactaaaatattgaagagaaaaacaaatatgaaattatgCAGCACAAGAGATAGGCTGCGATACGAGTAGCTTGGTTCTTGTTGAGTTGgctttgatttaattattatcaaattaaatttgattatgttattattCAAGTTAGTGGGTTcacaattttttagttttatttaaatttaatataaataaatttttaaaattttaaatattattctctcgtttcaaatatgaaagattaatggataaatataaattatataatttaactataatttatgaagctaaatttgaattagtttagttaaagaattttattacttaaaaaaaattttattttattatgacgTGGCATGTTCTTATTGATCAGTCATCTATATCACAAAACACCATGCACTACCCAATATAAACCCTATAGTGGTGTATAAAAGCTAAACCGCCCACCAAATCTTACTTCGTCGTGTCGAAGCCAAACATCTGTCTCccaaattttcttctcatgGTTTCCAAAAACCCGAACCCGGCTGAAGGATTCTATTTAGATCCGAATCGAATGGAATTACCCGGAATTGGACCTTTTGCAACGACAGCGACAACAGCCGTTGTTCCTTCTACGGTGTCGTCGTCTGAGGATCCGTCAAAGAAGATCCGGAAACCCTACACTATTACCAAGTCTAGAGAGAGCTGGACCGAACCCGAACATGACAAGTTCCTTGAAGCGCTTCAACTGTAATTGAACTCTTCTATTATCTCTTTAAACTGTTCGTTCTTGTAGCGTTTGTATACGTATGCGGTTTTAAGGAAATTGAAACGAAATTTTGTGGCTggaaggaatttttttttttgttgttgcgTAATCTGGcattgaattttgtttggattGTGAGAAATTTAAGTGGAGAAAAAATTTGTACGCTTTTGCGATATTTTGTATGACTATGATTCAATGAATGTGTTGAGCTTCAGTTTTTGTTTGTTAAGAAAGTAGTTGGAGAAATCAGTGAAGTTATTGTTTCTGAGATTCTTAATTTTAtccagttttatttttaatttagctTAGCTGTTGAAGTGATGTtctgattttttaattgattgaaaTTTTGTGGATGTCTCTAGTCGCAATTTGGTTGTTCCGAGAAGTAGTGGGAATTTTTAAGCAAGTGGACTTttagtttatttgaattttgttattttcaggAGAAGGTACTTCTTTTGCAGTGAACTGCCATACAATAAATTAGTGGTATTATATgtgtttcaactttcaaaatttgTTCCTTAGTAGCAATAGCTTTGTATGAAGCAAGTAGAATAAACTTAAATGAGTGGAAAAatattgaatggcacacttgataAAGAACCTTATACCATTAGCTTTGCGCGAAAGAGAAGAGAATCGGCTGTTCAAGTGGTTTATTCACTTGGTTGGTGCATGTAATAgcattttaagtttatttttgtgGGGATCATGCAATATAATGAGGTCCAACTGGCAAATATAAAGGCATGGTATCTTATTTTAATGGCTGTGGAACCATAAAAAATGTATGACATTAGGTGCCTTTAACTAGTCTATGTTGCATGATCCTCATGAATGGACCATTCTATAAAAGaaattctaaatattatttaaaattttcaggaTTACTTGGTTCTTTATTGATGGAGAGAGGTTATTTTCTTGGAGAAATTCATTTAAGGTTGAAATTTTAGTTGACTAATTGCAAAGAAAACGAACATTGATATGAATTCCTATCCTTACTATTTTGCTTTTGTCATCTGCTGATTTTATGTTCTTGTGATTGTACTCAGCTTTGACCGGGActggaaaaaaattgaagcattCATTGGATCAAAGACAGTTATTCAGGTACACTGAGGTCCAGAATACCTTAATTgttattagtataattttaatatcaatgtCTTTCATGTTAGTACCTgttatattatttcattttcttttattttttatttttatgatagtgTCATTTCCTTGGGGTTTTGTTTTTAAgcatttccattttctttgctaCTTCTTTCTCCTAATTTGTTGTCCATCTGCATTCTACCTTCCATGGGCTGTAAATTCCCAATTTTTTGACGATAGATTCAGCTATTTCACTCTCTCAACTGCTAATGATTTGCAATACACACtagaaatatataaagaattggAGAACTCCCTTTTGCAGATTCGAAGTCATGCACAGAAGTACTTTCTAAAGGTTCAGAAAAATGGAACAGCTGAACATCTACCTCCTCCCAGACCTAAAAGGAAAGCTGCTCATCCATATCCTCAAAAAGCCTCAAAAAATTGTGagaatagttattttttatttctgaaGTATGTTCATGGTCATTATGCAAATTTAATGTAATCCTGTCTCAAAATGACACTTTTAACAGCTCCTGTGCAATCACAAGTCTCGGGTCCCTTGcaatcatcttcttctcaaCTTGAACCTGGACATTTTCTGAGTCCTGATACCTCTTCAATGCTTATGATTCCAATGGCTAGTGCCGCTGCATCTTCCTGCACAAACAATGTACAAACAGTTGGTTTATCACTTGTGACAAAAGGTTAGTTGATTAATACTCACTGTAATATCAATACCATCAACCTGATTTATGATAGCTctatccagaattaatattttagatCTTTGTAAATGTTTTATGTGCTGTTGCAGGGCCACCGGTAGCAAATAACGGAAGTAATTCAACAGAGAGTACTCCAAAAACACGAGCAGGAGGTGAAATGACTGATCAAGGGAATCTTGGTCATTTAAGAGGTGACACCTTCAACTTTAGCTTTATTCTCATGGTACTTCTTAATCATCCATACccttattctctttttttttttttgggttagtGTTTACCATGCCCTTTTTGTTGATGCAGTCCTACCTGACTTTGGGCAAGTGTACAGCTTCATTGGCAGTGTATTTGATCCAAATGTTTCTGGTCATTTGCAGAAACTTAGAAAGATGGATCAAATAGATGTTGAAACGGTATGTTACAAATTCAACTTGTATTATTTCGGTCGTtgttgtataataaaaaatatcattttttctgatcatataattaattctCTGATAGCAATAATTGCTTCTTAATCCTAGTCAATCATTGTGGCTTTAGTTTGATGTTCTCTGGTTCTACATAACTACGGTCAAATATTTAGTTACCTTACCGACTTCTGCACAGGTGCTGTTGTTGATGCGAAACCTTTCAATCAATCTTAGCAGTCCTGATTTCGAGGATCATGTAAGCATCCTCTCCACTGCTTTGctttccctctctctctctcttacttTTCCTCCATTGTGTTTTCATTTTCCCTCCCATTGAGATCCTTGGGCAGCTTGTGCTTTTTACTAGGGATTGTTATCTTTGGATTGTATTACAATATAAGTTAAGCTATTGCTTTTTTGTTATCGGggccctcatatttttattttattttatttttttgaattgatgCAGAGAAGGCTGCTTTCATCCTATGAAATTGACACAGAGATGGCCAACTATGGTGCTGCAAATAATGTCCTTGTAAATGATCAACAATGCAAGAATGTTGCTTAGTTTCGGTAGgttaatagaaataaattagtttacttGTTCATATGTAGGGGAGTTGAGCTGAGTAGTGTTAGAGTGAGTTCGGCTCGATAGCATTAAAGCAAAGCTCGAGCTTGAGATAAGAATAACTGGCTTGAGATTGgcttaaaaaattacatttcaacTTCCTTACTTATTATCAATTAATTCCTATGTTTAAAGTCAAAAAGTAAGATTTTAAGGGTgtaagtataaaatttaaaacaattaggGGTATATTTTATTCTAGTTGAGTCATGAGTTTACAGAGTTTGACCTACAGCAAGCTTCAGCTTGGCTCAAGAGCCAAACTTGAATTGTTTGAGCTCAGTACGGCTTGACAATAATAGAGATGATCCCGGTTCAGCCTGTTTACACCCGTAATCATTGGTATGTATAATTTCCTTCATTTTTGTGTAACCAATCCTTAGTTTAGTCTTCTGTTGGTCATACCTTCAGCTGCAGTGACATTAAACTCACCTAGTGTGTCCAGTCAGATTCATGTACTTATTAGAAGAAAGtatatgttaaaagaaaaaaaaaagacatgaaAAAAATCGTAATGAAGGGAGTGTATAGTTCTAGTTCTTCTATGAAGGTTGTCCTGTACATTGATGTATTATTGTGTATGAAATTTACAGTTTTGAGGCATTATTTTTGGTGATGTTCTACTAATACGTTGAATGATGTATATGCATTGTTCTGTATATACTATTTTCAATAATCCGGCAGCGTCGCATGTATGGTGGTATGCAATTATAGTAAATCATCACgtcactcaattacatgattcaatcagtttgtatatataagttaaaaaaggATTGTTTGTGTACAATTTTATTCAAACCGAATGTCCCATGGATGATTTTCATGTCTTGAAAATCAActtgtttggtttatatttatcaagttaCATGCCTACTTTCCCCACTCTATGGCATTAAACGGTTCTCCCGTCCATTAAGCTTTCCAAGATGATACTAGTGATGTGGTTTGGGGTATATTCGAATCAAA includes:
- the LOC123226151 gene encoding protein REVEILLE 6-like isoform X1 codes for the protein MVSKNPNPAEGFYLDPNRMELPGIGPFATTATTAVVPSTVSSSEDPSKKIRKPYTITKSRESWTEPEHDKFLEALQLFDRDWKKIEAFIGSKTVIQIRSHAQKYFLKVQKNGTAEHLPPPRPKRKAAHPYPQKASKNSPVQSQVSGPLQSSSSQLEPGHFLSPDTSSMLMIPMASAAASSCTNNVQTVGLSLVTKGPPVANNGSNSTESTPKTRAGGEMTDQGNLGHLRVLPDFGQVYSFIGSVFDPNVSGHLQKLRKMDQIDVETVLLLMRNLSINLSSPDFEDHRRLLSSYEIDTEMANYGAANNVLVNDQQCKNVA
- the LOC123226151 gene encoding protein REVEILLE 6-like isoform X2; translation: MTSSLKRFNSLTGTGKKLKHSLDQRQLFRFSYFTLSTANDLQYTLEIYKELENSLLQIRSHAQKYFLKVQKNGTAEHLPPPRPKRKAAHPYPQKASKNSPVQSQVSGPLQSSSSQLEPGHFLSPDTSSMLMIPMASAAASSCTNNVQTVGLSLVTKGPPVANNGSNSTESTPKTRAGGEMTDQGNLGHLRVLPDFGQVYSFIGSVFDPNVSGHLQKLRKMDQIDVETVLLLMRNLSINLSSPDFEDHRRLLSSYEIDTEMANYGAANNVLVNDQQCKNVA